Proteins encoded in a region of the Rutidosis leptorrhynchoides isolate AG116_Rl617_1_P2 chromosome 9, CSIRO_AGI_Rlap_v1, whole genome shotgun sequence genome:
- the LOC139868383 gene encoding uncharacterized protein, whose protein sequence is MPMPTGTNLNLSGNQLIIDELSYNMPALEAKHLELIAKLNVDQKNAYDTIKNAVEAENGGVFFLYGYGGTGKTFLWKTLSAAFRSKGQIVINVASSGIAALLLTGGRTAHSRFAILIDPTDESFCRILPNSNLAALIRRAKLIIWDEAPMVKRICVETMDCSFRDICRTINPDNIDKPFGGKVVVFGGDFRQVLPVITQGKREDIVNASLNSSYIWDHVTVLKLTINMRLSSVPLGTSREQKKMEDIRKFANWLLNIGDGNVNPTDDGISDVEMPEDVLINNVHDPIGSIIASIYPDYLQNLGNPTYYQERAILAPTHEYVNVINDRMMESLDGEARTYLSSDNICHSSRDADFNRELYTIDYLNSIRIGGLPKHALTLKVGVPVTLLRNIDQSGGLCNATRLQVIELCDKVIKAKILTGTHVGKLTAISRMLIVPSDKRIPFRFQRRQFPVAVCFAMTINKSQGQSLSNVGLFLPKPIFSHGQLYVALSRVTSKEGLKVLILNKDNELSNTTKNVVFKEVLQHL, encoded by the coding sequence ATGCCGATGCCTACCGGTACAAATTTAAATTTGTCTGGTAACCAGCTCATCATAGATGAACTATCGTACAATATGCCAGCACTGGAAGCCAAACATTTGGAGCTTATTGCTAAACTAAATGTAGACCAGAAGAACGCATATGATACGATAAAAAATGCAGTAGAAGCTGAAAATGGGGGTGTTTTCTTTTTATACGGATACGGTGGAACTGGAAAAACTTTCTTATGGAAAACTTTGTCAGCTGCTTTTAGAAGTAAAGGTCAAATTGTCATCAATGTTGCTTCCAGTGGTATAGCCGCTTTATTGTTAACTGGTGGAAGAACTGCACATTCTCGGTTTGCAATTCTTATTGATCCAACCGATGAATCTTTTTGTCGCATCTTGCCCAACAGTAACCTCGCTGCATTGATAAGAAGGGCTAAGTTGATTATATGGGATGAAGCACCAATGGTTAAAAGGATTTGTGTTGAAACTATGGATTGTTCATTTCGTGACATATGCAGAACTATTAATCCAGATAACATTGACAAACCGTTCGGAGGTAAGGTTGTCGTCTTTGGTGGTGATTTCAGACAAGTATTACCTGTTATAACTCAAGGCAAAAGAGAGGATATTGTGAACGCATCACTTAACTCATCGTACATATGGGATCATGTAACTGTTCTGAAGCTAACAATTAATATGCGTCTTTCATCAGTTCCTTTAGGTACTTCTCGAGAACAGAAAAAAATGGAAGATATAAGAAAGTTCGCAAACTGGTTGCTAAACATTGGTGATGGTAATGTTAATCCAACAGATGATGGAATTTCTGATGTGGAAATGCCCGAAGATGTATTAATAAATAATGTCCACGATCCAATTGGATCAATTATAGCTTCTATCTATCCAGATTATCTTCAAAACCTTGGAAATCCAACCTACTACCAAGAACGTGCTATTCTTGCTCCAACACACGAATACGTTAATGTCATAAACGATAGGATGATGGAATCACTGGATGGCGAAGCACGGACATATTTAAGCTCGGACAACATATGTCATTCTTCTAGAGATGCAGACTTTAATAGGGAGTTGTATACAATAGACTATTTGAACAGCATCAGAATTGGTGGATTACCTAAACATGCTCTAACACTGAAAGTTGGAGTACCTGTTACGCTTCTTAGGAACATTGATCAATCGGGTGGACTGTGCAACGCCACCAGGTTGCAGGTCATTGAACTATGTGACAAGGTTATTAAAGCTAAAATTTTGACAGGTACACATGTTGGGAAACTTACAGCTATTTCAAGGATGTTAATTGTACCTTCAGACAAACGAATTCCGTTTAGATTTCAAAGGAGGCAGTTTCCGGTAGCGGTATGCTTTGCTATGACTATCAACAAGAGCCAAGGACAATCATTATCGAATGTTGGTTTATTCCTACCGAAACCGATATTCAGTCATGGTCAATTATATGTTGCTTTGTCGAGGGTGACTTCCAAAGAGGGTTTAAAGGTCTTAATTTTGAACAAAGACAACGAGTTATCGAATACAACAAAAAACGTAGTATTCAAAGAGGTGTTGCAGCACCTATAA
- the LOC139868382 gene encoding uncharacterized protein, with the protein MGNVKKEDTDDDSSDDSGEAKLVTKWVKVPAGNTWRLPKEFVQIPKLKPGGKYKCWDADDDVYIFGLRKDKHKKKHRKDVKEVGCIDKKMLIRHQLINDVIDPKEARKRRKEIINDRKRRRNSNVGLYKQDTFKRNTSIVKGKKTIDSNITAQTGSSYTPPSFLSTASKENFRPCFPVNIGNASNSNQTTPLIERKNINNPLRYESASNYANRRTKKVTTTSIQESYIRQSKTKSSILLKDSSTASASSSQPLQYMPNLESTSPLLSVTSDVLQPSTPATQRIHPLRDISNSSPTPAAIKSKTDRSIRIAIMKQKKTNNCTGQFRHAPIPFDMNDEGTSGVSQPRIQGISKAYYDEGDLSFTCSACGAKLWKKETKRGENTKGLRGAFSMCCLKGRIELPEFTKSPPQLLMDLYTNKHPKSKHFIENARQYNMVFAFTSMGEKVDKSINKGKGPYVFRIKGQNCHTMGGLVPSTGRPPKYSQLYIYDTANEAQNRTKAIGGKDNNQPSTAKNQLDPQLIQELMDLLDECNPLVKVYRMARDRFEQTKTPNFKIKLIARRSTDGRNYNLLTVDKVAALIVGDIDLNFDKRDIVVDSQSEGLQRISELHPKYLALQYALLFAYAEDGYRPNIYHREVDGTESRKRKKVTMREFFAYKIQERSVPTLVHMARKLQQQLLVDAYTMVESQRIWYIRNDKRIQRSDTFSNLTHATLNGDVINSMLGTRYKFPASFTGSARYMIKNYRDAMALCRVYGYLDLFITFTCNSKWPEIRRASEGTSFNPEDKPAYQARVFNMKLDRLIEDIRRNKIFGRVKAELYTVEFQKRGLPHIHLCLFFDERDKLPEPEDIDEYISAEIPDKDEDPELYQLGHDLDNGYVIPYNAKLVKKYQAHINVEWCNQVGAIRYVSSCEAVWRILSFDINHRNPTVIRLPFHLPDQHSIIFDKNDLIETVLDEPSVNTSQFLEWMKCNQVNEYARQLTYVESPTKFVWNKDTRLWTTRKRDTSSIGRIHHVSPSTGELFYLRILLNKVKSKKCYEDIRTVNGVLCPNFKATCYEMGLLDDDQEYIDAIKDTSTWGSGVFVRNFFAQLLLSESLSRPEYVIEQTFEYLSADIIHQSISAVQPTTEMLQNIILDDIEKHLQHNGKV; encoded by the exons ATGGGAAATGTTAAAAAAGAAGATACTGATGATGATAGCAGTGACGACTCTGGAGAAGCCAAATTAGTTACCAAATGGGTCAAAGTCCCTGCCGGAAATACTTGG CGACTTCCAAAAGAATTTGTTCAGATTCCAAAATTGAAACCTGGAGGCAAATACAAATGTTGGGATGCTGATGATGATGTCTACATCTTTGGGTTAAGGAAGGACAAACATAAGAAGAAAC ACCGTAAGGACGTGAAAGAAGTTGGTTGCATAGATAAAAAAATGTTAATTCGCCATCAACTAATTAACGATG TAATTGACCCCAAAGAAGCAAGGAAACGAAGGAAGGAAATTATCAACGATCGGAAAAGGCGTAGAAATTCTAATGTTGGTTTATATAAACAAGACACTTTTAAAAGAAACACATCAATTGTCAAAGGTAAGAAAACCATTGACTCCAACATCACAGCTCAAACAGGATCATCATATACGCCACCATCATTCTTATCAACTGCAAGTAAAGAAAATTTTCGCCCCTGTTTTCCTGTCAACATTGGTAATGCAA GTAACAGTAATCAAACCACTCCACTGATAGAAAGAAAAAATATTAACAACCCATTGAGATATGAGTCAGCTTCAAATTATGCTAATAGAAGAACAAAAAAGGTTACAACAACCTCTATACAAG AATCATACATACGACAAAGTAAAACGAAGTCATCTATTTTACTTAAAGACTCTTCAACAGCATCAGCATCATCATCACAACCACTTCAGTATATGCCTAACTTGGAATCAACATCTCCTCTACTTTCAGTGACATCTGATGTTCTACAACCATCCACACCAGCTACCCAAAGAATTCATCCATTACGAGATATTTCTAATTCTTCCCCAACACCAGCTGCAATTAAATCTAAGA CCGATCGATCTATAAGAATTGCAATAATGAAACAAAAGAAAACAAATAACTGTACTGGTCAGTTTAGACATGCACCTATACCATTTGATATGAACGATGAAGGTACATCCGGTGTTTCACAACCAAGAATACAAGGGATATCAAAAG CATACTACGATGAAGGTGATTTATCTTTCACTTGCTCAGCTTGTGGAGCAAAATTATGGAAGAAAGAAACGAAACGCGGTGAAAATACTAAAGGTCTACGTGGTGCATTTTCCATGTGCTGTCTAAAAGGCAGGATTGAACTACCAGAATTCACAAAGTCACCACCTCAACTTTTAATGGATTTATACACCAATAAACATCCAAAGAGCAAACACTTTATAGAAAATGCCAGACAATACAATATGGTGTTTGCATTCACATCAATGGGTGAGAAGGTGGACAAAAGTATAAATAAAGGCAAAGGTCCATACGTCTTTCGGATTAAAGGTCAGAATTGTCATACAATGGGTGGTTTGGTTCCTTCTACCGGAAGGCCACCTAAATACTCACAACTGTATATCTATGACACAGCAAATGAAGCCCAAAACCGGACAAAAGCAATTGG GGGCAAGGACAATAACCAACCATCAACGGCAAAAAATCAGCTTGACCCGCAACTTATACAAGAATTGATGGACCTTCTTGATGAGTGCAATCCTCTTGTGAAAGTTTATCGCATGGCGCGCGATCGCTTTGAGCAAACAAAAACTCCCAACTTTAAAATAAAGCTAATAGCCAGGCGAAGCACAGACGGTCGAAACTATAATCTACTAACAGTAGACAAGGTAGCCGCTTTGATAGTTGGAGATATAGACTTGAATTTTGATAAAAGGGATATAGTTGTGGACAGTCAATCAGAAGGTTTGCAAAGAATAAGTGAGCTCCACCCAAAGTATTTGGCATTACAGTATGCTCTTCTATTTGCTTATGCTGAAGATGGTTACCGGCCAAACATATACCATAGAGAAGTTGATGGTACAGAGTCAAGAAAGAGGAAAAAAGTCACCATGAGAGAATTTTTCGCATACAAAATTCAAGAAAGATCCGTGCCAACTTTGGTTCATATGGCAAGAAAGTTGCAACAACAACTATTGGTCGATGCGTACACAATGGTTGAGTCGCAAAGAATCTGGTACATTAGAAATGACAAACGAATTCAAAGGTCTGATACTTTCTCGAATTTGACACATGCTACACTTAATGGTGATGTTATAAATAGTATGTTGGGTACCAGATACAAATTTCCTGCCTCATTTACTGGAAGTGCACGATATATGATTAAAAACTATCGTGATGCTATGGCTTTGTGCCGTGTTTACGGTTATCTAGACCTCTTCATCACTTTCACATGTAACTCCAAATGGCCCGAGATCAGAAGAGCTTCGGAAGGTACATCCTTCAATCCTGAAGATAAACCTGCGTACCAAGCACGAGTTTTTAATATGAAACTTGATCGCTTGATTGAGGATATAAGGCGCAATAAAATTTTTGGAAGGGTAAAAGCTG AACTTTATACTGTCGAGTTTCAAAAACGTGGATTACCACACATACATTTATGTCTTTTCTTTGATGAACGAGACAAACTTCCAGAACCGGAAGACATAGATGAATATATTTCAGCTGAAATACCTGATAAAGACGAAGATCCAGAACTTTATCAACTG GGTCATGATTTGGACAACGGATATGTTATCCCATATAATGCAAAGCTTGTTAAAAAATATCAAGCACACATCAACGTAGAATGGTGCAACCAAGTGGGAGCCATCAG ATACGTTTCATCATGTGAGGCTGTTTGGAGAATTTTGTCTTTTGATATAAACCATCGAAATCCTACAGTCATACGTTTACCTTTTCACTTGCCAGACCAGCATTCCATTATATTTGATAAAAACGATTTGATCGAAACCGTACTGGATGAGCCATCAGTTAACACATCTCAGTTTCTCGAATGGATGAAGTGTAATCAAGTCAACGAATACGCCAGACAGTTGACTTATGTCGAATCTCCTACCAAGTTTGTTTGGAACAAAGATACAAGACTATGGACAACAAGGAAAAGAGATACAAGTTCAATAGGTCGTATTCACCACGTATCGCCTTCGACCGGTGAACTTTTTTACCTCAGAATTTTACTGAATAAAGTTAAAAGTAAAAAGTGTTACGAAGATATAAGGACGGTAAATGGTGTGCTTTGTCCAAATTTTAAAGCTACTTGCTATGAAATGGGATTGTTAGACGACGATCAAGAATACATCGATGCCATCAAAGACACAAGTACTTGGGGATCAGGGGTTTTTGTTCGTAATTTTTTTGCTCAACTACTACTTTCAGAAAGTTTAAGTAGACCAGAATACGTGATCGAACAAACATTTGAATATTTGTCTGCAGATATCATTCACCAAAGCATATCAG CTGTTCAACCAACAACAGAGATGCTTCAAAACATAATATTGGATGACATAGAAAAACATCTTCAGCATAACGGTAAGGTTTAA